One genomic window of Nisaea sp. includes the following:
- the ubiE gene encoding bifunctional demethylmenaquinone methyltransferase/2-methoxy-6-polyprenyl-1,4-benzoquinol methylase UbiE has product MTENATTHFGFKDVPVGEKAGLVREVFDSVAGRYDLMNDLMSLGIHRLWKAALMDWVAPRPDLTLLDVAGGTGDIAFRYRERGGGPVIVCDINEAMLTVGRERAAENGIEDLTWTVGNAEMLPIESNSVDLYTIAFGLRNVTDIDAALRDARRVLKPGGRFLCLEFSRLALPALDPVYDFYSFKVLPEIGARVADDRDAYLYLAESIRKFPDQERFVDRIEAAGFGRIRYRNLSGGIAAIHSAWKI; this is encoded by the coding sequence ATGACTGAGAACGCCACCACCCATTTCGGCTTCAAGGATGTGCCTGTCGGCGAGAAAGCCGGGCTTGTCCGCGAGGTTTTCGACTCCGTCGCCGGACGCTACGACCTGATGAACGACCTGATGAGCCTCGGCATCCACCGGCTCTGGAAGGCCGCACTGATGGACTGGGTAGCACCGCGCCCGGACCTCACCCTGCTGGACGTGGCCGGCGGCACCGGCGACATCGCGTTCCGCTACCGGGAGCGCGGCGGCGGACCGGTCATTGTCTGCGATATCAACGAAGCGATGCTGACAGTCGGCCGCGAGCGGGCGGCGGAAAACGGCATCGAGGATCTGACCTGGACCGTCGGCAATGCCGAGATGCTGCCGATCGAAAGCAACTCTGTCGATCTCTACACCATCGCCTTCGGCCTGCGGAACGTCACCGACATCGACGCCGCCCTGCGCGACGCGCGGCGCGTGCTGAAGCCGGGCGGGCGCTTCCTGTGTCTCGAATTCAGCCGCCTCGCCCTGCCGGCGCTCGACCCGGTCTATGATTTCTATTCCTTCAAGGTGCTGCCGGAAATCGGCGCCCGTGTCGCCGACGACCGCGACGCCTATCTCTACCTTGCCGAAAGCATCCGGAAATTCCCCGATCAGGAGCGCTTCGTCGACCGGATCGAGGCCGCCGGCTTCGGACGCATCCGGTACCGCAACCTCTCCGGCGGTATCGCGGCCATCCATTCCGCCTGGAAGATCTGA
- the mutM gene encoding bifunctional DNA-formamidopyrimidine glycosylase/DNA-(apurinic or apyrimidinic site) lyase, producing MPELPEVETVMRGLQPFMEGKRLVRVEQRRPDLRWPFPEDFVARLEGQRVASMSRRAKYMLVHMEDGTVLIWHLGMSGRVTIDETRPPELDRHDHVVFTTEDGTVIRFNDQRRFGSMDLAAEAELPAHKHFAGMGPEPLSNAFNGPALAAALKGKQTPIKAALLDQKVVAGLGNIYVSEALFRSGISPLRKAANVQGARAERLAGDIREVLQAAIRAGGSTLRDHARPDGELGYFQHEFAVYDREGTACPVEPGHGPIRRIVQSGRSTFYCPRCQR from the coding sequence GTGCCTGAATTGCCCGAGGTTGAAACCGTAATGCGCGGCCTGCAGCCCTTTATGGAGGGCAAGCGGCTGGTGCGTGTGGAGCAGCGGCGGCCGGATCTGCGCTGGCCGTTTCCAGAGGATTTCGTTGCCCGGCTCGAAGGCCAGCGGGTCGCAAGCATGTCGCGGCGGGCAAAATACATGCTTGTCCATATGGAAGACGGCACGGTGTTGATCTGGCATCTCGGCATGTCCGGCCGGGTGACCATCGACGAGACCCGCCCGCCTGAGCTGGACCGGCACGATCATGTCGTCTTCACCACGGAGGATGGCACCGTGATCCGGTTCAACGACCAGCGCCGGTTCGGTTCCATGGATCTCGCGGCGGAGGCCGAGCTACCGGCTCACAAGCATTTTGCCGGGATGGGGCCGGAGCCGCTTTCCAATGCCTTTAACGGCCCGGCGCTGGCCGCCGCCCTGAAAGGCAAGCAGACGCCGATCAAGGCAGCTCTTCTGGATCAGAAGGTCGTCGCCGGGCTCGGCAATATCTATGTTTCCGAGGCCCTGTTTCGCTCCGGCATCTCCCCCTTGCGCAAGGCCGCCAACGTACAGGGTGCGCGGGCCGAGCGGCTGGCGGGCGATATCCGGGAGGTGCTGCAGGCGGCGATCCGGGCCGGTGGCTCCACGCTCCGGGATCATGCCCGGCCGGACGGGGAGCTCGGCTACTTCCAGCATGAATTCGCCGTCTATGACCGCGAGGGCACGGCATGTCCGGTGGAACCCGGTCACGGGCCGATCCGCCGTATTGTCCAGTCCGGCCGATCCACTTTCTATTGTCCACGCTGCCAGCGGTGA
- the coaBC gene encoding bifunctional phosphopantothenoylcysteine decarboxylase/phosphopantothenate--cysteine ligase CoaBC — protein sequence MASGKRVLLIVGGGIAAYKALELVRLLRKRGIAVRAVLTKAGAEFVTPLSLSALTEDKVYTDLFSLTDEAEMGHIQLSRSADLIVVAPATADLLAKMRAGLAGDLASTLLLATDTPVLAAPAMNVRMWTHAATQENVKVLAERGISFIGPDEGDMACGEFGPGRMAEPAAIAEVVAAQLDPAAKPLAGKRAVVTSGPTYEPIDPVRYIANRSSGKQGHAIAAALAAAGAEVTLVTGPTREPDPAGVTVHHIETAQQMLAGVEAALPADIAVFAAAVADWRVAEEAPQKLKKTGSGDIPALAMTENPDILKTVSGLGGARPTLVIGFAAETENVIPHATEKRARKGCDWILANDVSPATGTFGGDANTIHLITGDGAEDWPTLTKKEVATKLAARITEHFTA from the coding sequence ATGGCCTCCGGCAAACGGGTTCTGCTGATCGTCGGTGGCGGCATTGCCGCCTATAAGGCGCTGGAGCTGGTGCGGCTGCTGCGCAAGCGCGGAATTGCCGTGCGCGCGGTACTGACAAAAGCGGGCGCGGAATTCGTGACGCCACTCAGCCTCTCGGCGCTGACCGAAGACAAGGTCTATACAGATCTCTTCTCCCTCACCGACGAGGCGGAAATGGGGCACATCCAGCTTTCCCGTTCCGCCGATCTGATCGTCGTCGCCCCTGCCACCGCCGACCTGCTGGCGAAGATGCGGGCCGGGCTGGCGGGCGATCTGGCCTCCACCCTGTTGCTGGCGACCGACACGCCGGTACTGGCCGCACCGGCCATGAATGTCCGGATGTGGACCCATGCGGCGACGCAGGAAAATGTGAAGGTGCTGGCCGAACGCGGGATTTCCTTCATCGGGCCGGACGAGGGCGACATGGCCTGCGGCGAGTTCGGGCCGGGGCGCATGGCGGAACCGGCGGCGATTGCCGAAGTCGTCGCGGCGCAGCTCGATCCAGCGGCAAAGCCGCTGGCGGGTAAACGCGCCGTGGTCACCAGCGGGCCAACATATGAGCCGATAGACCCGGTGCGCTATATCGCCAACCGGTCATCCGGCAAGCAGGGTCATGCCATCGCGGCGGCGCTTGCAGCGGCGGGTGCCGAGGTGACACTGGTCACCGGCCCGACGCGGGAGCCCGATCCGGCAGGCGTCACCGTCCACCATATCGAGACAGCGCAGCAGATGCTGGCCGGGGTCGAAGCCGCCCTGCCCGCCGATATCGCCGTCTTCGCCGCCGCCGTCGCCGACTGGCGGGTGGCCGAGGAAGCGCCACAGAAGCTGAAGAAGACCGGCAGCGGGGATATCCCGGCGCTCGCCATGACCGAGAACCCGGACATCCTGAAGACGGTCTCCGGCCTCGGTGGGGCGCGACCGACGTTGGTCATTGGTTTCGCTGCCGAAACGGAAAACGTCATCCCCCACGCGACCGAGAAACGCGCCCGCAAGGGCTGCGACTGGATCCTGGCCAACGATGTCAGCCCGGCGACGGGCACCTTCGGCGGGGATGCCAACACCATTCACCTGATCACCGGGGACGGCGCCGAGGACTGGCCCACCCTGACCAAGAAAGAGGTGGCGACAAAGCTCGCCGCCCGCATCACGGAGCATTTCACGGCATGA
- the dnaN gene encoding DNA polymerase III subunit beta produces MKIVIDRAALLKPLGHVQSVVERRNTIPILSNVLLKAQDGRLSLSTTDMDMDIVESVACDVSEAGVVTVPAHTLYDIVRKLPDGSDVELAASGDVSRVTIRAGRSNFSLPALMPEEFPALSGDTLPHSFVISAADLCMLIDRSRFAISTEETRYYLNGIFLHAAEADGVKVLRAVATDGHRLARVQMPLPEGAADMPGVIVPRKAVNEVRKLIDGADGDVTISLSDTKLRVSFEDTVVTTKLIDGTFPDYERVIPSGNDKMLHVDRQRFSEAVDRVATISTEKSRSVKLAVTSGQLTLSASSPDNGTAQEEVEVDYSASDIEIGFNSKYLLDITGQIEGERAVFQLADQASPTIILDEDDQSALYVLMPMRV; encoded by the coding sequence ATGAAAATCGTTATCGATCGCGCGGCTTTGCTTAAGCCTCTCGGACATGTCCAAAGTGTTGTGGAACGGCGGAATACGATCCCGATCCTGTCCAACGTGCTGTTGAAAGCGCAGGACGGTCGGCTCAGTCTCAGCACGACCGACATGGACATGGATATTGTCGAATCCGTGGCCTGTGACGTGTCGGAAGCCGGTGTTGTGACGGTGCCGGCCCATACCCTTTACGATATCGTGCGCAAGTTGCCTGACGGATCGGATGTGGAACTTGCCGCGTCCGGCGATGTCAGCCGCGTGACGATCAGGGCCGGTCGCTCCAATTTCTCGTTGCCCGCCCTGATGCCGGAGGAATTCCCGGCACTCAGCGGCGATACGCTGCCTCACAGTTTTGTCATCAGCGCGGCTGATCTCTGCATGCTGATCGACCGGAGCCGGTTCGCGATCTCCACCGAGGAGACCCGCTATTACCTGAACGGTATCTTCCTGCACGCGGCCGAAGCCGACGGCGTCAAGGTGCTGCGCGCGGTGGCGACCGATGGTCACCGTCTCGCCCGGGTGCAGATGCCATTGCCCGAAGGAGCGGCGGATATGCCTGGCGTCATCGTTCCGCGCAAGGCGGTGAATGAGGTCCGCAAGCTGATCGACGGTGCCGACGGCGACGTCACGATCTCGCTTTCCGATACCAAGCTGCGGGTTTCCTTCGAGGACACGGTGGTCACCACCAAGCTGATCGACGGTACGTTCCCGGATTATGAGCGGGTGATCCCGAGCGGCAACGACAAGATGCTTCATGTCGACCGGCAGCGCTTCTCCGAAGCGGTGGATCGCGTGGCAACAATTTCGACCGAAAAGTCACGGTCGGTGAAACTTGCCGTCACAAGCGGCCAGTTGACCCTTTCCGCCAGCAGCCCCGATAACGGGACCGCTCAGGAAGAGGTCGAGGTCGATTACAGCGCGAGCGATATCGAGATCGGCTTCAATTCCAAGTATCTCCTGGATATCACCGGCCAGATCGAGGGTGAGCGGGCGGTGTTCCAGCTCGCCGACCAGGCCTCGCCGACGATCATTCTCGACGAGGATGATCAAAGCGCCCTTTACGTGCTGATGCCGATGCGCGTCTGA
- the ubiB gene encoding 2-polyprenylphenol 6-hydroxylase, which yields MWRALRNLVRLCRSAWILSRYGALAPLANIPQAPALAFAARFVLLFRDRRYDRLRPGERLAAALSALGPSFIKFGQSLATRSDLIGEEQAHDLSQLQDRLKPFPVAVAKQTLEEELGRPINEVFSSFDEKPVAAASIAQVHFAVTTDGEEVAVKILRPDIEKRFARDLDLFHWIAELLEEHWPWIRRLKPVEVIDLFAETVVMEMDLRMEAAAASELAENFADDPGFRVPQVNWSRTTARVMTVERVHGTRIDDLETLIENGQEPTEILRRAATAFFNQVFRDGFFHADMHPGNAFVDTEGRVVPVDFGIMGRLDQKTRYFLADMLTGFITGDYRKVAEVHFRAGYVPAHKNIDAFTQACRSIGEPLLGRPLHEISVARLLAQLFRITEQFEMETQPQLLLLQKTMVVAEGVGRTLNPEVNMWELPRPMIEDWMLEHRGPQARIKEATSHAIALAERLPQMVETADRVMGSLTEGGVKLHPDTVARFAEESAKRRRSFWPVWLALAIAVVALLFG from the coding sequence ATGTGGCGCGCTCTTCGTAACCTCGTCCGTCTTTGCCGCTCCGCCTGGATTCTCTCCCGGTACGGGGCCTTGGCGCCGCTCGCCAACATTCCGCAAGCACCGGCGCTCGCCTTTGCCGCGCGCTTCGTGCTGCTGTTCCGGGACCGGCGCTATGACCGGCTGCGCCCAGGCGAGCGACTGGCGGCAGCCCTCAGCGCCCTCGGCCCCAGCTTCATCAAGTTCGGCCAGTCTCTTGCCACCCGGTCCGATCTGATCGGCGAGGAGCAGGCGCACGACCTTTCCCAGCTGCAGGACCGCCTGAAACCCTTCCCGGTCGCCGTCGCCAAACAGACACTTGAGGAAGAGCTCGGACGTCCCATCAACGAGGTGTTCAGCAGCTTCGACGAGAAACCGGTCGCCGCCGCCTCCATCGCCCAGGTGCATTTCGCCGTCACCACCGACGGCGAGGAGGTCGCGGTAAAGATCCTCCGGCCCGATATCGAGAAACGGTTCGCCCGCGACCTTGATCTGTTTCACTGGATCGCCGAGCTGCTGGAAGAGCACTGGCCCTGGATCCGCCGCCTGAAGCCGGTTGAGGTGATCGATCTTTTCGCCGAAACCGTCGTCATGGAAATGGACCTCCGCATGGAGGCCGCCGCCGCATCCGAGCTCGCCGAGAATTTCGCTGACGATCCGGGTTTCCGGGTACCACAGGTCAACTGGAGCCGGACCACCGCCCGGGTGATGACCGTGGAACGGGTACACGGTACACGGATCGACGATCTGGAAACGCTGATCGAAAATGGTCAGGAACCGACCGAAATCCTGCGCCGGGCCGCCACCGCCTTCTTCAATCAGGTATTCCGGGACGGCTTCTTCCATGCCGACATGCATCCGGGCAACGCCTTCGTGGACACCGAGGGCCGTGTCGTGCCCGTCGATTTTGGCATCATGGGGCGGCTCGACCAGAAGACCCGTTATTTCCTCGCCGATATGCTGACGGGCTTTATCACCGGCGATTACCGCAAGGTCGCCGAGGTGCATTTCCGGGCCGGTTATGTGCCCGCACACAAGAACATCGACGCTTTCACCCAGGCCTGCCGCTCCATCGGCGAGCCGCTGCTCGGCCGGCCGCTGCATGAAATCTCCGTCGCCCGCCTGCTGGCGCAATTGTTCCGCATCACCGAACAGTTCGAGATGGAAACCCAGCCCCAGCTCCTGTTGTTGCAGAAGACCATGGTGGTGGCGGAAGGCGTCGGCCGGACGCTTAACCCCGAGGTCAATATGTGGGAGCTGCCCCGGCCGATGATCGAGGACTGGATGCTGGAGCATCGCGGTCCCCAAGCCCGGATCAAGGAAGCCACCTCCCACGCCATCGCCCTCGCCGAGCGCCTGCCACAGATGGTCGAGACCGCCGACAGGGTGATGGGCTCGCTGACCGAAGGCGGCGTAAAGCTGCATCCCGATACCGTTGCCCGCTTCGCCGAGGAGAGCGCGAAGCGCCGCCGCTCCTTCTGGCCGGTCTGGCTGGCACTTGCGATCGCCGTCGTCGCGCTGCTCTTCGGCTGA
- the dnaA gene encoding chromosomal replication initiator protein DnaA: MTAGISSDHELCWARVRGRLRTELGDAVFRNWLKPLTFEGIDEGTAMMRAPSPFVRDRVRSQYSDRLRAIWSVEHPDVQSIAIFASSRGRSESSRDEAADAAPEQGMAAPAQRPAALKAPAVHGFSGSDERPDFEAPLDPRFTFDNFVVGKPNELAFAAARRVAESETVPFNPLFLYGGVGLGKTHLMHAIAWHVRQRHPSRRVIYLSAEKFMYQFIRALRFRDTVAFKEQFRSVDLLMIDDVQFISGKDSTQEEFFHTFNALVDQNRQVVISADKSPTDLEGMEERLRSRLGWGLVADIHPTNYELRLGIMQSKAERLGVEMPEKVLEFLSHKISSNVRELEGALNRIVAHSTLVGREISLEMTQEVLVDLLRANDRRVTVEEIQRQVANHFQIRLSEMHSARRSRAIARPRQVAMYLSKQLTSQSLPDIGRKFGGRDHTTVLHAVRKVEELRGLDKQFNDDVDLLRRMLES; encoded by the coding sequence ATGACAGCCGGCATTTCGAGCGATCACGAGCTGTGTTGGGCGCGTGTGCGAGGCAGACTCCGGACAGAACTGGGTGATGCGGTTTTCCGGAACTGGCTGAAGCCGCTGACCTTCGAGGGCATCGATGAAGGCACGGCGATGATGCGGGCGCCGAGTCCCTTTGTCCGCGACCGTGTCCGCTCGCAATATTCCGATCGCCTGCGGGCCATCTGGTCGGTCGAACATCCCGATGTGCAATCCATCGCTATCTTTGCGTCGAGCCGCGGCAGGTCCGAGAGCAGCCGGGACGAGGCAGCGGATGCCGCGCCAGAGCAGGGCATGGCAGCGCCGGCGCAGCGTCCCGCGGCGCTGAAGGCTCCCGCGGTTCATGGTTTCTCCGGATCGGACGAGCGCCCGGATTTCGAGGCGCCGCTGGATCCACGCTTCACTTTCGATAATTTCGTCGTCGGCAAGCCGAACGAATTGGCCTTTGCCGCCGCGCGCCGGGTCGCCGAGAGCGAGACGGTGCCTTTCAATCCTTTGTTCCTTTATGGCGGCGTCGGCCTTGGTAAAACCCACCTGATGCACGCCATTGCCTGGCATGTCCGGCAGCGGCATCCGAGCCGGCGGGTGATCTATCTTTCCGCCGAAAAGTTCATGTACCAGTTCATCCGGGCACTGCGCTTCCGCGACACGGTCGCGTTTAAGGAGCAGTTCCGCTCGGTCGACCTGTTGATGATCGACGATGTGCAGTTCATCAGCGGCAAGGACTCGACCCAGGAAGAGTTCTTCCACACCTTCAACGCGCTGGTGGACCAGAACCGCCAGGTGGTGATTTCCGCCGACAAGTCGCCGACCGACCTCGAAGGCATGGAAGAGCGCTTGCGGTCTCGCCTCGGCTGGGGACTGGTTGCGGATATCCATCCGACCAACTACGAGCTGCGTCTTGGCATCATGCAGTCCAAGGCCGAGCGCCTCGGCGTCGAGATGCCGGAGAAAGTGCTCGAGTTCCTGTCCCACAAGATCTCCTCCAACGTGCGCGAGCTTGAGGGCGCGCTGAACCGGATCGTTGCCCATTCGACGCTGGTCGGCCGGGAGATCTCGCTTGAGATGACCCAGGAAGTTCTGGTCGATCTGTTGCGGGCCAATGACCGCCGGGTGACCGTCGAGGAAATCCAGCGTCAGGTGGCGAACCATTTCCAGATCCGGCTTTCGGAGATGCACTCGGCCCGCCGGTCCCGCGCGATTGCCCGGCCACGGCAGGTGGCGATGTATCTGTCGAAGCAGCTGACCTCACAGTCGCTGCCGGATATCGGCCGCAAATTCGGCGGCCGGGACCATACGACGGTGCTGCATGCGGTGCGGAAAGTCGAGGAACTGCGGGGCCTGGACAAGCAGTTTAACGACGATGTCGATCTGCTTCGGCGCATGCTGGAATCGTGA
- the rpsT gene encoding 30S ribosomal protein S20, with protein sequence MAQHQSAKKRIRRNDRRRVMNHARISRIRTFVKKVELAIDSGDKEVAQAAFKAAQPEMQRGVTKGVLHRNTVSRKLSRLSARIKAISA encoded by the coding sequence ATGGCGCAACATCAGTCTGCCAAAAAACGTATTCGCCGTAATGACCGGCGTCGGGTTATGAACCACGCCCGGATCAGCCGTATTCGTACCTTCGTTAAGAAGGTCGAGTTGGCGATCGACAGTGGGGACAAGGAAGTCGCTCAGGCCGCGTTCAAAGCTGCGCAGCCGGAAATGCAGCGTGGCGTGACCAAGGGTGTCCTTCACCGGAACACCGTGTCGCGCAAGCTGTCGCGTCTCTCTGCCCGGATCAAGGCGATCTCCGCCTAA
- a CDS encoding enoyl-CoA hydratase produces MAYENILVEKKGAVGLITLNRPKALNALSSPLMAELSKALADFEADDEVGCMVLTGSEKAFAAGADIKEMQSKSFTDVFSQDFITSGWEDLTDCRKPVIAAVSGYALGGGCEVAMMCDFILAADTAKFGQPEITIGTIPGAGGTQRLTRFVGKSKAMEMCLTGRMMDAEEAERAGLVSRVVPAADLLDEALKVAGKIASLSRPSVFMAKEAVNRSYETTLAEGINFERRLFHATFATEDQKEGMSAFAEKRQPSFKNR; encoded by the coding sequence ATGGCATATGAAAACATTCTGGTTGAGAAGAAGGGGGCCGTTGGCCTCATTACCCTGAACCGGCCGAAGGCGCTGAACGCCCTGTCCAGTCCGCTGATGGCGGAGCTGAGCAAGGCACTCGCGGATTTCGAGGCGGATGACGAGGTCGGCTGTATGGTGCTGACTGGCAGCGAGAAGGCTTTCGCCGCCGGCGCAGACATCAAGGAGATGCAGAGCAAGAGCTTCACCGACGTGTTCAGCCAGGATTTCATCACCAGCGGCTGGGAAGACCTGACCGATTGCCGCAAGCCGGTGATCGCTGCGGTTTCCGGCTACGCGCTCGGAGGCGGCTGCGAGGTGGCGATGATGTGCGATTTCATCCTGGCTGCGGACACGGCGAAGTTCGGCCAGCCGGAAATCACCATCGGAACGATCCCGGGGGCCGGGGGCACGCAGCGTCTGACGCGTTTCGTCGGCAAGTCCAAGGCCATGGAAATGTGCCTCACCGGCCGCATGATGGACGCAGAGGAAGCGGAGCGGGCGGGACTTGTGAGCCGCGTCGTTCCGGCTGCCGATCTGCTGGACGAAGCCCTCAAGGTGGCGGGCAAAATCGCCTCTCTCTCCCGTCCTTCGGTGTTTATGGCGAAAGAGGCGGTCAACCGATCCTACGAGACCACACTGGCTGAAGGTATAAACTTCGAACGGCGGCTGTTCCATGCCACCTTCGCGACCGAAGACCAGAAAGAAGGGATGTCGGCATTTGCGGAAAAGCGGCAGCCTAGTTTCAAGAACCGCTGA